AAAATAGCAGTGTGCTGGAGGGTCAGCTGCACAGTGGTCAGGCAGGTGCTAGTGCAACAGGGAGGGTCTCGGGGCACCGCTTGCCTTTGAGTTAGTGTTGCTTTCTGCTTCTAAAGAAgtcagaaaagaccttgaaTATCCCCGAGGTTCAGACCCCACATTTTGAATTTCTGTGTGAATTTGCTGCCtgggttatttttgttgttgtttctggCGGGACTGAAGCCATGGGGCTTTAGAGCAGAGCATTtggaaaacatctgaaaaagaaCAAGCTTTCAGGCTTCAGGTGTGGCCAACACAACAGCCTTCTGctgccaaaacagaaaatgcctaAGAATGGGGCGTTTTCTCTCCTAAAGGTCAGGATAAAACACCTGTTTCTGCAATTGGGCAGTTCTGGAGCTGTGAAAAAATGTACACCACAGGGAGCAGAGGCCCTTCTCCCTGGGAGGTCAGGCTCCTGACGTGTGGAAGGAGCTCTCCGTCTCCCAAGTCTGTTACACTGGCTTTGCAGAGATTCATTGCTTCACTGGTGGGCTGAGTACATTTGATTCCAATGAATCTGTTAAATACCATTAGTTAGACTTGCCATAATATGACTTATGGTAGGATTCGAGTTTGGCGATGGGAAATTCAGGCTCTTCCGTTTGCAAATGGAATTAATTGAGATTAAATTTCAGAAGCTGCAGGCTCTAGGaattaaactgtttcttctcCAACTGTTTCTGCATCTGTGTAATGCCACGGATTAATTGAGATAATCTTGGTTATACCTATGCCGTTCTTGTGACTTTGATGGCATCATACCATTGCACAAGGTGATTATAGGAAGAGAATCAAGCCCAGAGGACTTGGAGATTATACAAACATATATGCATTATAATCCTAAAACTGCTCTATTAGCTGAATTGCtatggaaaaaggaaattttaaaagcttagtATGTCCCGAGCATCTCATTTATTAACATGTTCTGGCTGATAGAACAAACTCgctggggaggaaaagggaagggtGAATCCCAGAGCAGCAAGGAAGATTTGGAGGAGCCTCACAGCCTTGCACAAATGCTGCGTCTGACAAAACAGACTCTGACCCAGCCTTGGTGTCCGCAGAGGTGTTTGGGCTGCATACCAATACCCAGCTGAGTGCTGGAAAAAAGATCATCTGACAAGGTGTAAGTAATGAAAGGGACATTAAGCAGATTAATATACAGCAGGAAGATAGCTTGGGAGAGGCAATTATTGGTCTTCAAGATGAAGAGAGAGACTTATCTTGGATCTTCTCCTTTCCATTGCTCCGAGTTAGTCATTAAAATCATAACAATCCTGGGCTCTCACAGTTTGCTTCATTCTATCACCTGTATGCGGATGGAGGCGAAGCTACCAGtgtttctgacagaaaaatggtgattttgctgctgcttttctttcctctctccgtttgttgttttacaaaatgaaaaacaaagtgcaattttctatttcattgttttagaaaaagaaaaacaaagtgcaattttttattttgttgtttaataagaagaaaaacaaagtgcaGGTTTTCATTTCCTTAGAAACATTggatcttcttttttttcctgtaatgcttttctctctccctggcTGGCAAGAAGGATGTCTTCCCAGCTAAGCCAGCAGCCTAGCAAGCAAGCAGCCCTTCTGCCACCTGCAGTAAGCAAAGCCATGCCAGAGCCAGCACCAGGCACccagcagtggcagagctggacacagtaacagacaaaaagaaaagaaacctgagGAGCTTTTTATATCAAAACCAAGCACCAAGAAATGGCCGCCACCAGCCAAGGCACCGCAAGCTCTCATATCTGTGCCAAACCTggaacaacagcaaaaccagaagcctCCCAAGCCAAAGTAGCTCCTGCGTATTAAAAGCGATGGCAGAGGAACAAAACGTGGGGCATGCCACAGTAACTTCATGCTGTCATTGCTGCTGTGATAGAGGCTCCGCTAGATCTATTTTACAGCTTCATCTTCTGCAGCTGGGTGCCTGGGCGACCACATGCTGCTTCCTCAGTGagagcagaggtgctggcagaCCCTGGGGCTGTGCTCCTGGGGGCTTTGTGCCTTTGCATCAATGTCCCTTGGCAGAGGGGACAGCTGTGGCTGAGATCAAGGTTTGGGTTCAAACCTCAGCACCCCGGTTTCTCTCCCATTGGAAGCCCAGCTAATGGATGGAGCTGATGGATATGGGTACTGGGGAGAGAGAAAGTTGTGTTGAAACTCCACAACTCAgcttaagtattttaaaagccacCAGGGCTATTATGATCATGTAGTCAGATTTTCAGCAGAGTCTAACCTCCACTGAGCCTGGTAGCAATGAGAACAAAGAGGTGTGTGGGGCTACTAATTGCAGAACAGCAAGAGTTCATtaagtaataaaacatttttaaaatgaagcaagaagGAGTCCAAGTGAGGAGCATTTCATTCTAATGCATAATGGGGTTAGTATTTTGCCTTCAGTGCTCTTAAATCATTGAAATAGTGAGACTGCAGGTTTACTGCTTGCTGGGCTAATAATATGTTAAGTTCTATTATCTACAGCCTGTATGCTGCTTTCTAATTACGAGTCTGATACAACAAAAAGGCTATCTCTGCTTGCTCCTTTGTGTTTCCTTtatcctcctccctcctctccctgcatgCACCTTATTGCCCCGCAGCCATCAACTGAACAGACTCTCCTGTGAAGAACATGAGGAGCAGCCCCACTACCGTGTCAGTGTGTGTTCTCAATGCCCAGAATAATTCCAGCAGCTGGGATAAAGCACCCTGGCTTTTACGGCGATGGGAACAGGAGGCTGTGGTTGCGCTGCAGGGAGCATTGGCAACTCACATTTAGCTTCGCACCGGTGCGTTGGTACAATAAGGAGCATTCAGACATTAGGGTGCTATGGCACAGAGGCACTGGGCTCGGTCTAGGTCACAGGCTGCCAGTTTAAACTATTTTCCTGGAGAGAGAGCTTGTCTGAAGGCAGTTTCGCAGCTACCAGGATCTGGTTCTACCAGGCTGTTGCTGGGGGTGGTTGCGTGTGTGCATGCTGCGCTCTAGTGGTTTGTACAGCTTGGAGGAAACGTCCACGGCTTGCGAGTTTGTAGGGCATGGCCATGTCTTGGTGAGGCTGGAGGCCATGGTCATGCCTTGGAGAGACTGGAGGAAATTTCCATGCCTTAGTGAGGCTGGAGGAAGTGGCTGTGCCTAGGTGAGACCAGACGAAATGGCCATGCCATGGTGAGGCTGGAGGAAATGGCCATTCCTTGGCAAGACTGGAGGAAATGTCAATGCCTTGGCAAAGCTGGAGGAAATGGCCATGCCCTGGTGAGACCAGAGGAAATGACCATACCTTAGTGAGGCTGGAAGACATGGCCATGCCTTGGTGGGGCTGGAGGAAATGGCCATGTCTTGGTGAGACCAGAGGAAATGGCCATGCCTTGGTGAGGCTAGAAAACATTGCCATGCTTTGGCGGGGCTGGAGGAAATGGCCATGCCTTGGTGAGACCAGAGGAAATGACCATACCTTAGTGAGGCTGGAAGACATGGCCATGCCTTGGCGGGGCTGGAGGAAATGGCCATGCCTTGGTGAGACCAGAGGAAATGGCCATGCCTTGGTGAGGTTGGAGGAAACGGTTGTGCCATGGTGAGGCTGGGGGAAATGGCCATTCCTTGGCAAGACTGGAGGAAATGTCAATGCCTTGGAAAAGCTGGAGGAAATGGCCatgccctggtgaggctggagCAAATGGCCATGGGCATGCCTTGGTGAGGCTGGAGGAAATGTCTGTGTCTGGAAGAGACTGGAGGAAATGCTCATCCCAGCCCCATGCAAGTACTTCTCCAAGGCAGATCTGTTTCTTCAGTGGAAGACTTTCTTccttggctttgcttttgtaGTCCAATGTGTGTAGTGTCCTTCACTGAGCGCTAGTTTTAAAACCTAACAGCTCCCTGCTGTAGCTCCCTCCTGCTTTATGGCTCTTTGCCTAGTTTATTGGTATTCTTTTGTTACCGTTAATGGAGAAAGGCTAATTTTCACCACTTGAGGTTTCAACCCAATATCCCAGATCACACCTAGCCAATTTACCTTGTTTCTTCTATCTTCTTTTTTGACTGGCTTGTTCTCCTGCCAAATTTCTATAtttggagcaggcagggagttTTGCATTCCTGGTGCATTGGCTCATGCTCCAAAATTGCTGCGCTGTGACGGTGCTCCTTTTGCATTCCTGACTTATTAAAGGGAAGGTGTCCCTAATGCCTTTACCTGGCATCTCCTCCAGGATGTTTTTCAGCTTCCCTTTTTGGACTTCTCAGTGCCTCAGCCctgttttaacttctttttcccaCCATCATCTCGTGATGTTTTCCAGGTTGAGCCAGGCACGCTGAAAAACAACACAGATTTTCTTAGGTGCCAACCACTGCAGGGCAGGACTGGCTCGTGGGCAGAAGGTGGGTACTACCAGGATATGCACAGGTGATGACAACAGAAGCACACATTTTTGACAGGCATTGTCGTGTGAAAGTGAAACACTTATTCAATTGTTAAATAGTGAAAGTCTCCAAAGTTGCGCTGTTGCCAAAGTTAAAATAGAGCCAAATTGGATTTCtgggggttttctttctttgattctGTAGTTTTGGAGCATACTGAGGGTTTAGATACGTAGCTTTACAGGCATTACTGGGTATTAACATGAAAGACAAGTCATCGTTGTGATCAAAAAATTAAAGTCCTCCTGGGCTTTCAGTAAGTTACACAGGTACACATAGGGTTCAGTCAAGTATGGACTGaaataagggtttttttgaaggttGGGGCAGTGCCTGCATGcagactagaaaaaaaaacaccccaccaaaACATCTGAATGCTCACTTTGGTTAACAGGGAGGATCACACCTACAACCTTCGGAGCTAAAAAGCAATGAAGAGTTACAGCTGTGGATCAAAGAACCAATTTCTCCAGGAGAGTTGCCACAACAAAGCCGCATTTCTTGTGGTTCAGGTGAAGACAAACACACTCAGTGCTGACCAGCAAGGGTCAGGATTCATTCTTGCTGGAGAAGCCTATGCCAAAAGGAGCATTTAACTCTCTGTGATTCTGGTGTGGGACAGAGTTGTCCAGGAGTTCCTTGCTGTTCAGTTTCATTGCAAAATTATTGATGGGCCTTTTTCTTCGCCTCAAAAACCACCTGGGCAGAGCCATTTCTCTGGTTCACaagaaactacatttttttcatatacatCCTCAGGAACTGATCCCCTTGGGGTGGGTTTCATCTCAGCCAGTTCTAGATATCAGTGCAGCCAAGCACTCCCCTGTGCTGGTCCCTCTCAGCTCTCCTTGTAGGCAGCAGGAAGAAATTGTAGTTTTGGGGGATTATTTTATGTGACAGCATACACACGAAGGCATTGGTTAGACCTTCAGTGACTTCAAAAAAGTAATCTTCTGGCTTtctaactatttttttttaatctgggcGCAGCGTGCGATAAGAAGCTGACTCACCGAGAAAGTCACCCGCAGGACTGGAGGAAGTTTATCTGCTCCTGGTGCTTTTCGTGCCTGGTCCTGCTGCCGGTCACAGTTTTGACAGCTGAGGTTGTTGTGCAAGGGCTTGCAATCAAACGTGACTGTAGCTCATCTTTTCCGCTCATCTGAGAGTCACTGGATGGTGTATTCCCACTGCTCCGGTGACAGGTTGATTGCATCGGGATCACGGGAGCATCGGGACACCAGCAGCCAGGTGCTCTCCAGAGCTATGTGAGCTAAAAATGAAGTTATGGATGATGAACTGCACCCACCCAAGGGGGTGACTGGAGCTTTTCTCAGAGCTCCTGGTTTTCCTCAAAGGGGCCAGTGCCCATGCCCAGCCTGtacacaccaccacccctggCTGCTGGGCGTTATCGGGCAGGTGAGAAGTGCGCTGGCTCTAACCAGGTGCTAATGTTAGAGAAGGACGTGGAGCGGTCAGCGCAGCTTCATGGTATGAAGCCAATGCTGTGCGTGTGTGGAAGGAGGTTGAGTGATGGGATGGCCCCATGTCTGGGGGACCACCAGGACATTTCTCCAGGGTCTATGAAGCCTGGCTCCATGAGAAAAGCCATTGCTGCCTGTTACTGGGTGCCCTGCTGCCTTGCAGAACCCCTGAGGCAGGGgatgccactgctgctgcctctccaaATACCATGCAGTCTTACCATGCCAGGGACAATTACACAAAAGATAATTACTCTTACTATGGGGAGCTGACACTCAACTACTCATCCTCAGGGATGAGTACGCTGATGCTAGTCACTACGAGTATTGCACACAGGACAGCTTTTGCACTGGAGCTAATGGGATATGTCGTGGGTACCTCATACCTTCAAGGCATGTTTAGCAGCTATATAAAAGCTCTCCTTCTATTAGGGCTCGCTGGTCACATCACAAAGCTGTTCTCACCAGGGAGCTGGGTAAGTCTGGTTTGTGCTGAGCCTCCATAGCTGCtgaaatgcagatttatttctgctttcttacatataaaaaataatgcttgatggaattttatttttaaaactagtgGGTTTGAATTGCTGGGTTGGAGTGGGAGTGTGCTCTCAGTGCCCGCAGCTGGGCATCTGAGTCCAAGAGCCACTCCTGAAAAATGTGAGGAAAGGTTGTTAGCAGTAATCGGGGTGCTGCTACCGTGGTGTGCTTTTGGGGTGCTTTGGTGTAGCTGGGAACATTATGCCTGAAGAGCAGTACGCAGGTTTGTGTCCCATTGTGGTATCGCTACCCTTTAATAGGCTTCAGTTCCCTAATGAGCATGAGCTTAGTGATACTGGGACTGAGCTGTGAACCTCTGCCCGCCTGTGGTGTGACAGGCTCaccaagcagcagcaccttgGGTGCTCTTCACCTCTCCTGCCATGGCAGATGTGGCCAGAGGTTCAGAGCTTGtttctgggttggttttttttttctcaatgcATCGGCAAGAGGTCAGAAGCGGTCGCCAACcaaaagcaggaggagaaaactGGATTTAATGATTGAAAGGCAGTGCTGAGATCAGCCATTCCTCTGCTGACGCCCAGGATGAGCTTTCCCCTGTGGAGGAGGTCCAGGTGGTGGGGAAGGAGTTGCAGTTGGGGGAGGTATTTAATGCTGCCTGTCTCTGGATTTCTCTACTCTTTGACTTAGTGCCatgtttcagaatttaaaatgaTGGGTTGGGTCCTTGGCTGCTGGTTTTGAGACCGTGGCATAGGCGGGACGTGTCTCCAGCACCCTGTGAAGCGAGCCAGTCCTGCAGTGTGGGCAGTAGCAGGACCATGAGAAACCCAGGCGGGTGCCTGTCTAAAGGCTCTGCTTTCTCACGTGTCATTCCAGTCCTGCCAAAACCTCACAGAGATGTCGTGCTACCTACACCAGTGCCTCCCTCCAGTCTACCAGAACCCCGTCCCCATCCAGTGCCCACCAACCTATGCTGCCAGACAGCTGTCAGTGCCTACCTGGCACTCAGCGCTGTGCAGCCCACAGTATGTGACCCCCTGCATCCCCCGGCAGCGGATCATGTCCTCCAGCTTCTCCCAACAGCAGTGTGTGACCCAGTGCGTGCCACGGCAGCAATACGCAACCCAGTGTGTGCCGCAGCAGCACTGCATGCCGCAGCGCATCCTCCAGCAGCCACGTGTCACCCGGTGTGTGACAACTTGCgtgccacagcagcagtgtgcGACTGAGGGGGTGTTGCAGCAGCCTTGTGTGACCAAGTGTGTGCCGCAGCAGCAGCGTGAGACCACCAGCGTGCCGCAGCAGCGTGTGACAGAGTGCATCCCGCAGCAGCCGTGTGCGACCAGGTGCATCACCACGTGTGTGCCACAGCAGCCGTACCTGACCAAGagtgtcccacagcagcagtgtgccACCAAGTGCATCCCACAGCAGCGTGTGACCATGtacttcccacagcagcagtgcgCGACCAGGTGCATCACCACATGTGTCCCGCAGCAGCGTGCGACCAAGGGTGTCTCACACCGGTTTGTGACCTCTTGTGCCCCACAGCAGTGTGCCACCATGTATGTCCCGCAGCAGTGTGCCACCAGGTGCGTGACCAAGTGTGTCCCACAGCAGTGTGCCACCCAGGGTGCTAGCATTTGTATCCCACAGCAGTGTGCCACCAAGTGTGACTCACAGCAGTGTGGGACAACTtgtgtcctgcagcagcagtgtgtgaCCAAGGGTGTCTCTCAGCAGTGTGTGACCAAGggtgtcccacagcagcagtgtgctACCAAAGGTGTCCCACAGCAGTGTCCCACCAAGTGTGTCCCACAGCAGTGTGTGACCAAGggtgtcccacagcagcagtgtgccACCAAGGGTGTCCCACAGCAGTGTATGACCAAGggtgtcccacagcagcagtgtgccACCAAGTGTGTCCCACAGCAGTGTATGACCAAGGGcgtcccacagcagcagtgtgccACCAAGTGTGTCCCACAGCAGTGTGTGACCAAGGGTGTCTCACAGCAGCAGTGTGCGACCAAAGGCGTCCCACAGCAGTGTGTGACCAAGggtgtcccacagcagcagtgtgccACCAAGTGTGTCCCACAGCAGTGTGTGACCAAGggtgtcccacagcagcagtgtgccACCAAGTGTGTCCCACAGCAGTGTGTGACCAAAGGTGTCCCACAGCAGTGTGCCACCAAGTGTGTCCCACAGCAGTGTGTGACCAAGggtgtcccacagcagcagtgtgccACCAAGTGTGTCCCACAGCAGTGTGTGACCAAAGCTGTCCCACAGCAGTGTGCCACCAAAGGTGTCCCACGGCAGCAGTGTGCCACCAAGtgtgtcccacagcagcagtgtgccACCAAGTGTGTCCCACAGCAAAGTCAGTCGGGTGGAGTAAAAATTTCAAGTCACTCTAAGAAGTACTGCTCTGCGTCCAAATGGCCCTGGTaagaaggagcaggagaaaggaaggtCCACGGGAAGAGAGTGAGGTACAGCTTTGGGGCAGGGGTTCTTTTTCTCCTCGTCCCACCTGCCAACTAGTTGCTATTGCTGAACTCTGCTTTATCTCCATTTTCCAGTACTTCCCCTGTAGCTCAGCTCTATTTCAAGGCAAGGTGTGATACTATTTCCATGGCTGCACTCCAGGTGCCTGTGGCTTGTACCTTGATCTGCTACAAGGCATAGTTTAGTGGGATGCTATTCAATTCTCACTTAATTGAAATGAGTAGcgattaaaaaacaaaatttaaaaaaaaaaaatgtttaaggagTCCAGGTCACAACAGCATCAatagggctggcagtgccgggggCTGGTCCATGCCTTGGGAGACAACGTTAACTTGGATTCCACGAAGCTGCAAGTTCTCCCAACAGCTGTTTTTGCTCTCAGATTTGGAAGCCAAAGATAAATTTGCTAAGCAAACGGTATACGAATCTCACGCCAACAGCCTTCATTTCGGAAGGTGGCCAGAAATCCCTGCTGCTTCTAAACACAGACTCTGCGCTTTCTTCAGTAGAGTTCCCCAACAAGACGGGATTTCTGGCTCG
Above is a window of Falco biarmicus isolate bFalBia1 chromosome 19, bFalBia1.pri, whole genome shotgun sequence DNA encoding:
- the LOC130141183 gene encoding keratin-associated protein 10-6-like, translated to MSCYLHQCLPPVYQNPVPIQCPPTYAARQLSVPTWHSALCSPQYVTPCIPRQRIMSSSFSQQQCVTQCVPRQQYATQCVPQQHCMPQRILQQPRVTRCVTTCVPQQQCATEGVLQQPCVTKCVPQQQRETTSVPQQRVTECIPQQPCATRCITTCVPQQPYLTKSVPQQQCATKCIPQQRVTMYFPQQQCATRCITTCVPQQRATKGVSHRFVTSCAPQQCATMYVPQQCATRCVTKCVPQQCATQGASICIPQQCATKCDSQQCGTTCVLQQQCVTKGVSQQCVTKGVPQQQCATKGVPQQCPTKCVPQQCVTKGVPQQQCATKGVPQQCMTKGVPQQQCATKCVPQQCMTKGVPQQQCATKCVPQQCVTKGVSQQQCATKGVPQQCVTKGVPQQQCATKCVPQQCVTKGVPQQQCATKCVPQQCVTKGVPQQCATKCVPQQCVTKGVPQQQCATKCVPQQCVTKAVPQQCATKGVPRQQCATKCVPQQQCATKCVPQQSQSGGVKISSHSKKYCSASKWPW